Genomic DNA from Salinibacter pepae:
GCGGACCCGTCGCGCGTCTTCAAGGGCGTCCGCATGGCGGGCCAGACCGGCGGCGAGCGCACCAAGATTCAGAACCTCCGCGTGGTCCGAATACTTGCGGATCAGAACGCCATTCTTATCCACGGCTCCGTGCCGGGGCCGAAGAGCGAATACGTAGAGCTGCACAAGAAATAGAGGAGCCGCGAAAGCCTGGGCGTCCGCCCAGCTTCCGCATCGATGCACTGCAAACTGTTGAGGCCACGAACCCATGGACGTTGACATCTACCAAGACGACGGGGTAGAGTCGGGGGAAACCGCCGAGCTCGACCCGACGGTCTTCGACATTGAGCCGAATGACCACATCATTTGGCTGGACGTGAAGCGCATTCAGGCCCATCAGCGACAGGGCACGAGCAAGACCAAAGAGCGCGGCGAAGTGCGGGGGTCTGGCCGGAAGCTCTATCGCCAGAAGGGAACCGGAAACGCCCGGGTCGGCGACGCCCAGTCGCCCATCCGTCGGGGCGGAGGACGGGCCCATGGGGCGCGGCCTCGCGACTACGCCCACGACCTAAACCAGAAGGAGAAGCGCCTGGCCCGGCGGTCCGCCCTTTCGTACAAGGCCGCGAACGACAACATCCAGGTGATCGAGAACTTCTCGCTGGACCGGCCCGACACCCGAGGGCTTACGGACCTCTTCGACCTGCTGGGCGTGGAGGGGCAGGACATTCTGCTCGCAACCGCCGAGGTGGAACGTGAGGTCTACTTGAGCTCGCAGAACCTTCCGGACGTGAACGTGCAGGAGGTCCAAAGCATCAACACGGTCGACATCCTGGACGCCGACGTCGTTCTGCTCCAGGAGGGCGCGCTCGACTGGCTCACGGACGTCCTTTCAACCGACGAGGCCGTGCCGGCGTAGCGCCCGTCCCCGGTTCCGATCTGCCTGTTGCACTCCCCAACGAGCACCGTTGACCCATGAGCAAACGCGTACTGATTCGCCCCTACGTGACCGAAAAGACCACTCAGCAGATGCAGGAGGGCAAGTATTCCTTCATGTGCGGGCTCGACGCCACGAAGACCGAAATTCGGAGGGCGGTGGAACACCGCTACGACGGCGTTGAGGTCGAGGACGTCCGGACCCAGGTCGTCCCGGGGAAGCGTCGTCGCCAGTTCCGTGACGGAAACATGATTGAGGGCCGGACCTCCGGCTTCAAGAAGGCCATCGTGGACCTGGACCCGGACGGGGAACAGATTGACTTCTTCGAGGGCATTTAGGTGCCCTTGCCTAAGCCTGTACGACCCTTTGAACCGCTGACAACCCAGCGCCATGTCGATTAAAAAGCGAAAGCCGACCATAAACAGCCAGCGCCAGTACTCGGTGGACGACAAGGAGGACATCACCACCACCGATCCGGAGCGCAGTCTGCTGGAGCCCCTCCCGAACAGTGGGGGCCGCAACAACCAGGGCCGCATGACGATGCGCTACCGGGGGGGCGGCCATAAGCGCCGCTACCGCAAGATTGACTTCAAGCGGCGCAACAAAGACGGCATCCCGGCCACGGTGAAGACGATTGAGTACGACCCGAACCGCTCGGCCCGCATTTCGCTGCTCGCCTACGCCGACGGGGAGAAGCGGTACATCATTACGCCCGACGGGCTGGAGGTGGGGGATACGGTCATGAACGGCCCGCAGGCACAGGCTGAGGTGGGCAACTGCCTTCCGCTGACCAGCATTCCGCTGGGAACGAAGGTTCACTGCGTCGAGATGACGCCGGAGAAGGGGGCTCAGATGGTTCGTGCCGCGGGCACGCACGCCCAACTTACCGCCCGCGAAGGCGACTACGCGACGCTTGAACTTCCGAGCGGGGAGACGCGCCTCGTGCCCTCGAAGTGCCGGGCGACCGTCGGCACGACCAGCAACGTCGAGCACGAGAACGTGGTGCTCGGCAAGGCCGGTCGGAAGCGATGGCTCGGTCGTCGGCCCCGCACCCGCGGCGTGGCGATGAACCCGATCGACCACCCCATGGGCGGCGGTGAGGGCCTGAAGTCCGGCGGCCATCCCCGGTCCCGAGAGGGCGTGCCGGCGAAGGGGTACAAGACCCGCAAGCGCAACAAGGAATCAAACAAGTACATCATCCGGCGCCGCACGGAGTCGAAACAAGGAGCCGGGGGCCAGTAATCGTCCCGATCAGCCGGGGCCCTCGACCCCACCCGCGAGCCGCCTACACTTTCGGATTCAAACTTCCCCGACGACATGCCTCGCTCTCTACGCAAAGGCCCGTACGTATACTACAAGCTGCAGCGCAAGGTCGACGCGCTCAACGAGTCCGACGAAAAGAAGGTCATCAAGACCTGGAGCCGCGATTCGATTATTACGCCGGACTTCGTCGGCCACACGTTTGCCGTTCACAACGGACACCAGTTTATCCCGGTGTACGTGACGGAGAACATGGTGGGGCACAAGCTCGGCGAGTTCGCCCCGACGCGTACATTCACGGAGCACTCGCAGGCAAAGGTGGACCAACGGATCCGCAAGCCGGGACAGTAGTGCCCGGTTGACGGCGCCGGCTGGACCCCAGTGAGCGCCCATCCCTGCTCCGCGACCCTGATTTTCCCCGCAAACCGCACGACGAGACATGCAAGCACGAGCCGTCCGCAGGCACATTCGGAGCTCTCCCCTCAAGATGCGTCGCGTCATCAACCTGGTGCGCGATCGGAGTGTGCCCGAGGCCGTTGCGATTCTGGACTACATGCCGCAGAAGGTGACCGGCGTCGTGGAGAAGACGATCCGTTCCGCCGTCTACAACCTGATGGACCAGCACGACGAGCGCTTCGACGAAGGGGCCTTGAAGCTCAAGGAGATTCGGGCCGACGAGGGCCCGACGTTCCAGCGCCACCAGGCGCGCGCCCGAGGCCGTGCGGCGCCCATTCGCAAGCGCACGACCCACCTGAAGGTGGTCGTGGCGGTCGAGGAGGAGGACCCCGAAGAGGCGGCCGCGTAGCCTGCATGCCGTTTTCGACATCACACGTTGCTCTCTGAACTAATACACGAGGTACACACCCGTGGGCCAGAAAACACACCCCATAGGCTTTCGCCTCGGCGCCATCCGGGGTTGGGACTCCAACTGGTACTCCGAGACCAACTTCCAGGACAAACTCGTCGAGGACGAGGAACTGCGCCGCTACCTGCACACGCGCCTCAAGCGCGCCGGCCTGAGCCGGGCCGTGATTGAGCGCACGCCGGAACGGGTCATCCTGACCCTCCACACGAGCCGTCCGGGCGTCGTGATTGGCCGGGGCGGGTCCGAGGTTGAGAAGCTGAAGGGAGAGCTCGAGACCCTTACGGGCAAGGACATTCAGATTAACATCAGCGAGATCAAGCGTCCGGAGCTCGACGCTACGCTCGTGGCGAAAAACATCGTGCAGCAGCTGGAGGGGCGAATCTCCTTCCGGCGGGCCATGAAGCAGGCCATGCAGGCCGCCATGCGCATGGGGGCCGAAGGGGTGCGCATCCGTGCCGCCGGGCGTCTGGGCGGGGCCGAGATGGGGCGCACCGAGGAGTACATGGAGGGCCGGGTGCCGCTCCACACGATTCGTGCAGACATTGACTTCGCCCAGGAGACCGCTCTTACAATCTACGGCACAATCGGCGTCAAGGTCTGGATTCACCGCGGCGAGATCCTCGGCAAGCCGGACCTGAGCCCGAACGTGCAGGCGCAACAGCGCAAGATGAAAGAGTCGCCCCAGCAGCGTCGCCAGCGCCGCGGGGGGTGACCTCCTGCGTCGGCGGCCCACCCTCTTTAAACCGATCACACGCACCTGCCTTTACGACCCATGCTAGAGCCCAAAGACACAAAGCACCGCAAGGTCCAGCGCAACCAGGGCCTGAAGCGGAACAAGTACGCCGTGAAAGGCACCCGTCTCAGCTTTGGCGACTACGGCCTGAAGTCCCTCGAGGAGGGCGAGGTCAACAGCCGCCAACTTGAGGCGGCCCGGGTGGCGATCAACCGCTACCTGAAGCGGGACGGAAAGGTGTGGATCCGCGTGTTTCCGGACAAGCCCAAGACGAAGACCCCGGCGGAGACGCGGATGGGGAAGGGCAAGGGGGAGCCCGAGCACTTCGTCGCGCCGGTGCAGCCGGGCAACGTCATCTTTGAGGTGGGCGGCGGTGCCGACGAAGAATCGGCACGAGAGGCCCTGCGCCTGGGCAAGCACAAGCTGCCGCTCAAAACAAAATTTGTGGTCCGTCCGGGCTCACGGGCCGAGGAGTAGGTTCGTGTGTGCGTGTTCGGGCCCGTTCACCCAAGCCATTTAGACTGATGGATGCCGACCAGATTCGAGACCTCAGCATCGCGGAAATTGAGACGCGGATTGACGAGGAGGAGGAAGAGCTGGAAGAGCTTCAATTCCAGCACGCCATCCGGGGACGCCTAGAGAACCCGATGCTCCTTCGGACCAAGCGCCGTCTCATCGCCCGCCTGAAAACGATTCGCAACGAAAAGCAGGCCGTTGAGGAGGAGCCCGCATAGCCGTTTCCGCCGCGCCCGCCGATGCACCCACTCAGACGATCACATTGCCGATAGGGTATTATGGAGCAGACTGAAGAGCATACCGACACGCACACGGACGAGCAGGACGAAGCCGTCGACCGAAACGACCGCAAGGAGCGCATTGGGGTCGTCGAGTCGGCCAAGATGGACAAGACCATCACCGTGTCCGTCCGTCGCCAGATGAAGCATCCGATGTACGGGAAGTACCTGGAACGGTCCTCCACGTTCATGGCCCACGACGAAGACGACGCGGCCAACGAAGGGGACACGGTCCGGATTATGGAGACGCGTCCCATTAGCAAGAACAAGCGATGGCGACTTGTTGAGATCATTGAGCGGGCCAAGTAACGGACGCATCCTTCAGCGGCGGCCCGGACCCCTCCGGCCCCCATGTGGCCTTTTTACTTCGAACACTGAACCTGGACGACACCCATGATTCAACAAGAGACGCGACTCAACGTGGCCGACAACAGCGGGGCCAAGGAAGCACAGTGCATCCGTGTGCTCGGCAGTAGTGGACGCCGCTACGCCGGCATCGGGGATCAGATTGTGGTTTCCGTCAAGTCGGCCATTCCGAGCGGAGAGATCAACAAGGGCGACGTGAGCCGGGCCGTCGTGGTACGGACCGCCAAGGAGACGCGCCGCGAAGACGGCACCTACATCCGCTTCGACGAGAACGCGGCCGTGCTCATTAACCAGGAGGAGGAGCCGGTCGGGACGCGCGTCTTTGGGCCTGTGGCGCGGGAGGTCCGCGAGAAGCAGTTCATGCGCATCGTATCCCTTGCTCCCGAGGTGCTGTAGCTCCGTCGGGTCATCCCGGTTGCACTAGCGAACCAACATCTACCGCGAAGCCCATGGCTCAGAACAAGTTACACGTTAAGCAGGGCGATATGGTCATGCTTAACAAGACCATCACGTCCGCCAAATCCGCCGGCGAGGACCGAGAAGCCGGGTATGTGGGAAAGGTTCTGAAGGTGTTTCCCGACGAGCAGCGCGTGATTGTGGAGGGCGTCAACGTGCGCGTCTTCCACGAGAAGCCGAGCCGCTCCAACCGAGAGGGGGGACGAACTGAGCGGGAGGCGCCCATTCACGTTTCCAACGTCAACCCGATTGACAGCAACGGCGAGGCCACGCGGATTGGCCGAAAGAAGGTGGAGGATCCGGACACCGGCCGGTCCCGCTGGGTGCGGTACGCCAAGACGACTGGGGAGGAACTCGACGACTAGTTTGGGGCGACGCGCGGCATGAATCGCCCGTGCAACAGGAACCCCGCTCGTGCATCATCGATTTTCAACGTCTGCGGCCGCCGAGTTATTCTGGAGGCCGCGGCGCAACTTCCGAGCTTTGACCCTTTGAGCTATGGCCGACGTTCCGCGACTTCAGAAGCAATACCAGGACGAGGTTCGTCCCTCGCTGACGGACCAGTTTGGGTACGAGAACCCGATGGAGGTGCCCCGCCTCGAGAAAATCTGCGTCAACCGAGGGGTCGGGGAGGTTTCGGAGAACCAGAAGGCCCTTGACCAGGCCGTGGAGGAGATGCGGAAGATCACGGGCCAGCACCCGACCATTCGGCGCGCGAAGCGAAGCATCGCGAGCTTCGACGTGCGGGAGGGAATGCCTGTCGGCGTGAAGGTGACCCTCCGGGAGGCTCGGATGTACGAGTTTTTCGACCGGCTCGTCACGCTCGCCCTGCCCAACATTCGAGACTTTGGGGGCGTGCCCGACCGCAGTTTCGACGGCCATGGCAACTACACACTTGGCATCGACGAGCAGATCATCTTCCCCGAGATCGACGTGGACAACGTCGACCGCATTGACGGCATGGACATCACGTTTGTGACCGACGCGGAAACCGACGAGGAGTCCTACGCCCTCCTCAAGGGGCTGGGCATGCCGTTCGTCCGGCGTGGAGACGAAGAGCCAGCCGAGGCGTAGTGACGACTGGCGTTCTGGCGACGCCTCCCGTGCGCGCTTAGATCTACACAGGACAGATTCTACACACCGACGATATGGCCAAGAAAAGCTGGATTGCCCGTGAAGAGAAGCGGGAACGACTCTACGAGAAACACAAGGAGGAGCGGCGGCGGCTCAAAGAGGAGGAAAAGTGGGTCGAGCTGCAGAAGCTTCCCCGAGACTCCAGTCCCGTTCGCCAGAACAACCGGTGCAAGCTATGCGGCCGGCAGCGCGGGTATCTCCGCAAGTTTGGCGTCTGCCGAATCTGCTTCCGCGAGCTTGCCCTCGAAGGCAAGATTCCGGGCATCCGGAAATCGAGCTGGTAGCCGCTGCGCCCCGGCGGTTGCGAGCACAGCCAGAGCGGCCCCCTCCCTCTTGGCCCCCGAGTCCCCTTCCGAACCGACGATTCGACGCCCGAAATGAGTGGTATTTCCGACCCCGTCTCGAACTACATGGCTCAACTCCGCAATGCGCAGGAGGCGGAGCAGACCTATGTGGACATCCCCGCCTCCAAGCTGAAGCGGGCCATGACCCAGATTCTCCTCGAAAAGGGGTACATTAAGAACTTCGTCAACATCGACGATGAGAAGCAGGGCCTCCTCCGGGTCTACCTGAAGTATGACGAGTACGACCAGCCGGCCATCCGGATGCTGGAGCGGGTCTCGCGTCCGGGACGCCGCGAATATGCGGACTCGGACAACCTGCCGGAAGTGAAAAACGGCCTCGGCATCGTCATTTTGTCGACGTCCCGGGGCGTGATGAGCGACAAGGAAGCCCGCCGGTTTGGGGTGGGCGGCGAAGTGCTGGCCAAGGTCTTTTAACCACGCCCCTGCACTCACGGGCGTGCCTGCCCGCCAACTCCGTTGCACGAGACGAACGATTGAATCCATGGCTCGAATAGGAGACAACCCGATCCCGTTCGGTGACGACGTCACCGTGTCGGTCGACGATCACAACGTAGTGACGATCGAAGGGCCGAAGGGGACCCTCACGGAGCAGATTGACCCGGAGATGACCCTAGAAGTTGCCGACGACCACGTGGTCGTCCGGCGCCCGACCAACCAGAAGCGGCACCGCTCGCTGCATGGCCTCAGTCGGTCCCTCATCGTAAACATGGTCGAGGGGGTTACGGAGGGCTACAAGAAAGAGCTGAAGATCATTGGGGTGGGCTACCGGGCCCAGATGTCCGACGAGACCCTTGAGATCGCCCTCGGCTATTCGCACCCGATCTACTTCCTGCCGCCGAGTGATGTCGCGGTGTCGGTGGATGCGGACCGGGGCCAGGACGACATCATCATCGTGGAGGGCATCGACAAGGAATTGGTGGGACAGGTTGCGGCGAAAATTCGCAGCCTCCGTCCCCCGGAGCCGTACAAAGGAAAAGGGGTGCGGTACGTGGACGAGCACGTGCCCCTCAAGGCCGGCAAGACGGCGGCTCGCTAGTCCCTTCTCTTCGGTCGTGCCCCGCATTGCGGGGCCGGCTTGCTTCCATCGAACGACCACGACGACACAGCGGTTATGCCAAAGGGTAAAAAAGAAAAGGTCGAACGCCGACAGCGAATTCACGACAGCATTCGGGAGTCCATGTTTGGGACCTCGGTGCGTCCCCGCCTGTCGGTCTACCGGTCCAACGAGCACATCTACGCCCAGCTGGTTGACGACATGGAGGGGCATACGCTCACCTCCGCGTCGAGCCTGGCGGACGACGTAGGGGGGGAGACCCCGACGGAGGAAAGCCGGTCGGTGGGCGAACTGCTCGCCGAGCGGGCCGAAGAGGCAGGCATCGACAAGGCGGTCTTCGACCGAGGGGGGTACAAGTATCAGGGACGCGTTCGGGCCTTGGCGGAGGGCGCCCGTGACGGCGGCCTTCAGCTGTAGTCCCCCGACGATCGTAGCAACTATCCTCGCACGGAGCACCACGTACAGACATGGCGGATCGAAAAGAACAGAAGCGCGTCAACGCCGAGAAGCGGCAGGAAAACTGGGTGGATCGACTTGTGTCGGTCAACCGGGTCTCGAAGGTCGTGAAGGGCGGGCGTCGATTTTCCTTTAACACCGTCGTGGTCGTCGGAAACGAGGACGGCCTCGTCGGCACGGGCCTGGGCAAGGCCAACGAGGTCTCGAGTGCCATTTCGAAGGGAGCGGACGACGCGAAGAAAAACGTCATCCGCGTCCCGATGCGCGACGGCACGATTCCCCATAAGGTGGTGGGGAAGCAGGACGCCGGAAAGGTTCTCCTGAAGCCGGCCTCGCCGGGAACCGGAGTAATTGCGGGCGGAGGCGTCCGGGCCGTGCTTGAGTGTGCCGGGTACCGAAACGTGCTTACGAAATCGCTCGGCACGTCCAACCCGCACAACCAGGTCAAGGCGACGATCAACGCCCTCGCGGAGACCGAGGATGCCCTGGAGGTGGCCCGGCGACGGGACATCCCCCTCGAAAAGGTGTTCAACGGGTAGTGGGTGGGGCCCGACGCAACCCTCGGGGGGCGACCGGTCTCAACTTGCACCCCGGTGGGCCCGGCGCCCGGAGATAAGCACCGCACGCGCACGTCACTGCGCACGTCATTTGAGTTACCACAAGGACGGACGGATCGACATGGATTTGAGTAATCTGAAGCCGGCAGAAGGGGCGACCCAAGCGGGACAGCGCCTCGGACGAGGCGAGGGCTCCGGGCGGGGCGGCCACAGCTCGACCCGCGGAACCAAGGGGCAGAGCAGCCGATCGGGGGCAGGGACGCGCCCGATCTGGTTTGAGGGGGGACAGACGCCGCTCTTTCAGCGGGTCCCGAAGCACGGGTTCAACAACGCCCCTTTTCGCACCGACTACGCCATTGCGAACGTCAAGCGCCTGCAACGGCTGTTGGACGAAGAGGTCCTGGACGGGGACGATCCCGTCACGCCGGAGGTGCTCGCGGACCTTGGAGTGGTCCGAACCGCCAACCGGGTCAAGATTCTGGGCGACGGCGACCTGTTCGATGCGCTTGAGGTCAAGGCGCACGCCTTCAGTGAATCGGCCCGACAAAAGATCAAGCAGGCGGGCGGTTCAGTAACGGTTGTCGACCAGTGAGCTGGTTGGCGTCGGGCCCCTCTTCCCCGTGGCTTACGCATCAACGAGGCTGACTCATGGCTGGCTTTGCCGAAAGCATCCGCAACATCTGGAGTGTGCAGGAGCTCCGGGAGCGCATTCTGTACACGCTCGGCATCCTCCTCATCTACCGGCTGGGCACGCATGTGACCCTCCCCGGGGTGGATGCGGCCGCCCTCGCGCAGGTGCGGGCCCAAGAAGGAGGCGGGGGCCTCTTCGGCTTCCTCGACATGTTCGTCGGGGGCGCGTTCAAGCAGGCTGGCATTTTCGCATTGGGCATCATGCCCTACATCACGGCGTCCATCATCATTCAGCTGATGGGGGCCGTCGTCCCGTACTTCCAAAAGCTACAGCGGGAGGGCGAAGAGGGGCGACGACGGATTACGCAGCTCACCCGATACGGGACGATCGGCATCACGGCCTTGCAGTCGATTGGGTACTCGATCAACCTCTTGGCGGGGGCCACCGGGCGGGCCGTCGTGATCAACTCGACCCTGTTCACCATCACGACGGTCGTGGTGTTGACCAGTGGGACGGCGTTTGTGATGTGGCTCGGGGAGCGCATCAGCGAAGACGGCATCGGGAACGGCATCTCGCTGATCATCACGATTGGCATCATCGCGTTCCTGCCCCAGGCTCTCTACAACGAAATCGGCCTAATTGGCGACAACTTCTTCATCCTGCTCGTTGAGATCGGGGTCTGGGTGCTCGTGGCGGGGGCGGTGGTCCTGGTGTCTCAGGGCATGCGCCGGATACCGGTGCAGTACGCCAAGCGCGTGGTGGGGAAGAAGGTGCAGGGCGGAACGACCCAGTACCTTCCCCTTCGGGTGAACGCGGCGGGCGTGATGCCGATCATCTTCGCACAGTCGATCATGTTCATCCCGTCAACGATCGCGTCGTTCTTCCCGAACAATGCGACGATGCAGCGGGTCGGCGGCTGGTTCTCGGACATTAGCAGCATGAGCTACTCGGCGGTTTTCTTCGTGGTGGTCGTGTTCTTCACGTACTTCTACACCGCGATCACGGTGAACCCGCAGGAGATGGCCGACACCATGAAGCGGCAGGGCGGGTTTATTCCGGGCATCCGGCCCGGCAAGCAGACCAGTGAGTTTATCGACACTGTTCTGACGCGGATCACGCTCCCGGGCTCTATATTCCTTGGCCTCGTGGCCATCTTCCCGGCTTTTGCGATGCAGGCGGGGGTATCGCAAGGATTCGCGATGTTTTACGGGGGGACGAGTTTGCTCAT
This window encodes:
- the rplD gene encoding 50S ribosomal protein L4; its protein translation is MDVDIYQDDGVESGETAELDPTVFDIEPNDHIIWLDVKRIQAHQRQGTSKTKERGEVRGSGRKLYRQKGTGNARVGDAQSPIRRGGGRAHGARPRDYAHDLNQKEKRLARRSALSYKAANDNIQVIENFSLDRPDTRGLTDLFDLLGVEGQDILLATAEVEREVYLSSQNLPDVNVQEVQSINTVDILDADVVLLQEGALDWLTDVLSTDEAVPA
- the rplW gene encoding 50S ribosomal protein L23, producing MSKRVLIRPYVTEKTTQQMQEGKYSFMCGLDATKTEIRRAVEHRYDGVEVEDVRTQVVPGKRRRQFRDGNMIEGRTSGFKKAIVDLDPDGEQIDFFEGI
- the rplB gene encoding 50S ribosomal protein L2; the protein is MSIKKRKPTINSQRQYSVDDKEDITTTDPERSLLEPLPNSGGRNNQGRMTMRYRGGGHKRRYRKIDFKRRNKDGIPATVKTIEYDPNRSARISLLAYADGEKRYIITPDGLEVGDTVMNGPQAQAEVGNCLPLTSIPLGTKVHCVEMTPEKGAQMVRAAGTHAQLTAREGDYATLELPSGETRLVPSKCRATVGTTSNVEHENVVLGKAGRKRWLGRRPRTRGVAMNPIDHPMGGGEGLKSGGHPRSREGVPAKGYKTRKRNKESNKYIIRRRTESKQGAGGQ
- the rpsS gene encoding 30S ribosomal protein S19 codes for the protein MPRSLRKGPYVYYKLQRKVDALNESDEKKVIKTWSRDSIITPDFVGHTFAVHNGHQFIPVYVTENMVGHKLGEFAPTRTFTEHSQAKVDQRIRKPGQ
- the rplV gene encoding 50S ribosomal protein L22, which encodes MQARAVRRHIRSSPLKMRRVINLVRDRSVPEAVAILDYMPQKVTGVVEKTIRSAVYNLMDQHDERFDEGALKLKEIRADEGPTFQRHQARARGRAAPIRKRTTHLKVVVAVEEEDPEEAAA
- the rpsC gene encoding 30S ribosomal protein S3, with translation MGQKTHPIGFRLGAIRGWDSNWYSETNFQDKLVEDEELRRYLHTRLKRAGLSRAVIERTPERVILTLHTSRPGVVIGRGGSEVEKLKGELETLTGKDIQINISEIKRPELDATLVAKNIVQQLEGRISFRRAMKQAMQAAMRMGAEGVRIRAAGRLGGAEMGRTEEYMEGRVPLHTIRADIDFAQETALTIYGTIGVKVWIHRGEILGKPDLSPNVQAQQRKMKESPQQRRQRRGG
- the rplP gene encoding 50S ribosomal protein L16, with the translated sequence MLEPKDTKHRKVQRNQGLKRNKYAVKGTRLSFGDYGLKSLEEGEVNSRQLEAARVAINRYLKRDGKVWIRVFPDKPKTKTPAETRMGKGKGEPEHFVAPVQPGNVIFEVGGGADEESAREALRLGKHKLPLKTKFVVRPGSRAEE
- the rpmC gene encoding 50S ribosomal protein L29, producing the protein MDADQIRDLSIAEIETRIDEEEEELEELQFQHAIRGRLENPMLLRTKRRLIARLKTIRNEKQAVEEEPA
- the rpsQ gene encoding 30S ribosomal protein S17 — its product is MEQTEEHTDTHTDEQDEAVDRNDRKERIGVVESAKMDKTITVSVRRQMKHPMYGKYLERSSTFMAHDEDDAANEGDTVRIMETRPISKNKRWRLVEIIERAK
- the rplN gene encoding 50S ribosomal protein L14, whose product is MIQQETRLNVADNSGAKEAQCIRVLGSSGRRYAGIGDQIVVSVKSAIPSGEINKGDVSRAVVVRTAKETRREDGTYIRFDENAAVLINQEEEPVGTRVFGPVAREVREKQFMRIVSLAPEVL
- the rplX gene encoding 50S ribosomal protein L24, which produces MAQNKLHVKQGDMVMLNKTITSAKSAGEDREAGYVGKVLKVFPDEQRVIVEGVNVRVFHEKPSRSNREGGRTEREAPIHVSNVNPIDSNGEATRIGRKKVEDPDTGRSRWVRYAKTTGEELDD
- the rplE gene encoding 50S ribosomal protein L5, yielding MADVPRLQKQYQDEVRPSLTDQFGYENPMEVPRLEKICVNRGVGEVSENQKALDQAVEEMRKITGQHPTIRRAKRSIASFDVREGMPVGVKVTLREARMYEFFDRLVTLALPNIRDFGGVPDRSFDGHGNYTLGIDEQIIFPEIDVDNVDRIDGMDITFVTDAETDEESYALLKGLGMPFVRRGDEEPAEA
- the rpsN gene encoding 30S ribosomal protein S14; the encoded protein is MAKKSWIAREEKRERLYEKHKEERRRLKEEEKWVELQKLPRDSSPVRQNNRCKLCGRQRGYLRKFGVCRICFRELALEGKIPGIRKSSW
- the rpsH gene encoding 30S ribosomal protein S8: MSGISDPVSNYMAQLRNAQEAEQTYVDIPASKLKRAMTQILLEKGYIKNFVNIDDEKQGLLRVYLKYDEYDQPAIRMLERVSRPGRREYADSDNLPEVKNGLGIVILSTSRGVMSDKEARRFGVGGEVLAKVF
- the rplF gene encoding 50S ribosomal protein L6, translated to MARIGDNPIPFGDDVTVSVDDHNVVTIEGPKGTLTEQIDPEMTLEVADDHVVVRRPTNQKRHRSLHGLSRSLIVNMVEGVTEGYKKELKIIGVGYRAQMSDETLEIALGYSHPIYFLPPSDVAVSVDADRGQDDIIIVEGIDKELVGQVAAKIRSLRPPEPYKGKGVRYVDEHVPLKAGKTAAR
- the rplR gene encoding 50S ribosomal protein L18 encodes the protein MPKGKKEKVERRQRIHDSIRESMFGTSVRPRLSVYRSNEHIYAQLVDDMEGHTLTSASSLADDVGGETPTEESRSVGELLAERAEEAGIDKAVFDRGGYKYQGRVRALAEGARDGGLQL
- the rpsE gene encoding 30S ribosomal protein S5; this translates as MADRKEQKRVNAEKRQENWVDRLVSVNRVSKVVKGGRRFSFNTVVVVGNEDGLVGTGLGKANEVSSAISKGADDAKKNVIRVPMRDGTIPHKVVGKQDAGKVLLKPASPGTGVIAGGGVRAVLECAGYRNVLTKSLGTSNPHNQVKATINALAETEDALEVARRRDIPLEKVFNG
- the rplO gene encoding 50S ribosomal protein L15 produces the protein MDLSNLKPAEGATQAGQRLGRGEGSGRGGHSSTRGTKGQSSRSGAGTRPIWFEGGQTPLFQRVPKHGFNNAPFRTDYAIANVKRLQRLLDEEVLDGDDPVTPEVLADLGVVRTANRVKILGDGDLFDALEVKAHAFSESARQKIKQAGGSVTVVDQ
- the secY gene encoding preprotein translocase subunit SecY; amino-acid sequence: MAGFAESIRNIWSVQELRERILYTLGILLIYRLGTHVTLPGVDAAALAQVRAQEGGGGLFGFLDMFVGGAFKQAGIFALGIMPYITASIIIQLMGAVVPYFQKLQREGEEGRRRITQLTRYGTIGITALQSIGYSINLLAGATGRAVVINSTLFTITTVVVLTSGTAFVMWLGERISEDGIGNGISLIITIGIIAFLPQALYNEIGLIGDNFFILLVEIGVWVLVAGAVVLVSQGMRRIPVQYAKRVVGKKVQGGTTQYLPLRVNAAGVMPIIFAQSIMFIPSTIASFFPNNATMQRVGGWFSDISSMSYSAVFFVVVVFFTYFYTAITVNPQEMADTMKRQGGFIPGIRPGKQTSEFIDTVLTRITLPGSIFLGLVAIFPAFAMQAGVSQGFAMFYGGTSLLILVQVTLDTLQQIESHLLMRHYDGFMKSGKMRSPRQGGGL